One Gadus chalcogrammus isolate NIFS_2021 chromosome 4, NIFS_Gcha_1.0, whole genome shotgun sequence DNA segment encodes these proteins:
- the gemin8 gene encoding gem-associated protein 8, which translates to MATEKTAWVSSPSYSRYWRHYQQAMGWYQTHRQAFSKALLAAHGPACYGQLYPCKSSSNQLNHLYTERHGGARDCGGRGRRGEKRYRESPEPLGCEEEVEEDSDLEEGEPEIECDVSNMEITEELRQYFALTEKHREELKKQQELEDKEHACYVPADQDLHRGARLGTTAAPNERPGVRRGAEMRKLYGVDTAKIQAMEAALQLNFDRNCDRKLPKYWPVIPLRL; encoded by the exons ATG GCCACAGAGAAGACTGCCTGGGTGTCCAGCCCTTCGTACAGTCGGTACTGGCGGCACTACCAGCAGGCCATGGGCTGGTACCAGACACACCGACAAGCCTTCAGCAAGGCGCTGCTCGCGGCTCATGGCCCGGCGTGCTACGGTCAGCTGTACCCCTGTAAATCCTCCTCTAACCAACTCAACCACCTGTACACTGAACGGCACGGCGGGGCCAGGGACTGTGGCGgccgggggaggagaggggagaagaggtaCAGGGAGTCGCCTGAGCCGCTGGGCtgtgaggaggaagtggaggaggacagTGACTTGGAGGAAGGAGAACCAGAGATTGAATGTGACGTGAGCAACATGGAGATCACGGAGGAGCTCCGGCAGTACTTCGCCCTGACGGAGAAGCACAGAGAAGAACTCA AGAAgcagcaggagctggaggacaaGGAGCACGCCTGCTACGTGCCCGCCGACCAGGACCTCCACCGGGGGGCGCGGCTGGGCACGACCGCCGCGCCCAACGAGCGTCCCGGGGTACGGCGCGGGGCGGAGATGAGGAAGCTGTACGGCGTGGACACGGCCAAGATCCAGGCCATGGAGGCAGCGCTGCAGCTCAACTTCGACCGCAACTGCGACCGCAAGCTGCCCAAGTACTGGCCCGTCATCCCCCTGcgcctctga